The Chaetodon trifascialis isolate fChaTrf1 chromosome 17, fChaTrf1.hap1, whole genome shotgun sequence genome has a segment encoding these proteins:
- the LOC139345997 gene encoding protein C1orf43 homolog gives MAESSPLSGVNVVLVMAYGSLVFVLLFIFVKRQIMRFAMRSRRGPHAPIGHNAPKGLREEIDSRLSKVQEIRFEPRLLSEEDDRLKQGSQLSCYNYLYRMKALDAIRDSGIPLQEISCSPSAFTGRSFRNWLLELRNSHSLIKSSRSALIDRLLEGYDSARHGTGVFGEAEFLEYQQALNELADVVKAYSSTTSLDQHHQSAAKDLTGSPVRSTPSTIQVTYLPSTGQRSKRPKHFLELKSFKDNYNTLESTL, from the exons ATGGCAGAGTCATCGCCGTTATCAGGGGTTAATGTTGTTCTGGTTATGGCTTATGGAAGCCTG gtgtttgtgctgctttttatCTTCGTCAAAAGGCAAATCATGCGTTTCGCAATGAGATCCCGACGGGGACCTCACGCACCTATTGGCCACAATGCACCTAAG GGTTTGAGGGAGGAGATTGACTCCAGGCTGTCCAAGGTCCAGGAGATCCGTTTCGAACCACGTCTCCTCTCAGAAGAAGACGACAGGCTGAAGCAAGGATCACAGCTTA gTTGCTACAACTACCTGTACAGAATGAAAGCCCTGGATGCCATCCGTGATTCAG GTATTCCTCTGCAGGAGATAAGCTGCAGTCCCAGTGCGTTTACTGGGCGCAGCTTCAGGAACTGGCTGCTGGAGTTGCGCAATTCCCACTCTCTGATCAAGAGCAGCCGCAGCGCACTCATCGACCGCTTGCTTGAAGGCTACGACAGCGCTCGTCATGGGACTGGG GTGTTTGGGGAAGCCGAGTTTCTTGAATACCAGCAAGCCCTCAATGAACTGGCTGATGT TGTGAAGGCCTATTCCAGCACCACCAGCCTGGACCAGCATCACCAGTCCGCCGCCAAGGACCTGACAGGCTCTCCTGTCCGGAGCACTCCCTCCACCATCCAGGTCACCTACCTGCCCTCCACAGGCCAGCGCAGCAAGAGGCCCAAACACTTTCTGGAGCTCAAAAGTTTCAAAGACAACTACAACACACTGGAGAGCACCCTGTGA